One genomic region from Bactrocera tryoni isolate S06 chromosome 3, CSIRO_BtryS06_freeze2, whole genome shotgun sequence encodes:
- the LOC120772344 gene encoding uncharacterized protein LOC120772344 translates to MAHKFTVKEVHVKIRNLTQKYREEKKKVGPSGGSPSLWKHFDAVHQIIGLTAANTAEVFESFTV, encoded by the exons ATGGCGCACAAATTTACTGTAAAAGAAGTGCATGTTAAAATACGGAATCTTACACAAAAGTATAG agaggaaaagaaaaaagttgggCCCTCGGGGGGCAGCCCATCGCTGTGGAAACATTTTGATGCGGTCCATCAAATTATCGGACTGACAGCAGCCAATACTGCTGAAGTATTCGAATCATTTACTGTG TAA
- the LOC120772229 gene encoding uncharacterized protein LOC120772229: MSASELEEKVKAKRFRAAPTHHWSSEQTRSLLEKVRLLVKDRPESFEKPIAQKFYSKISAKCPLLANINWKVMKSKMRYLIKNGLNGAGLIKNGEEESVKDYIQNICPFFEILDEIFGLRKGVNPTVIIESSNIEVLYEDSEEVFLFDNVDDSISNSCSSSRISASTPIPPNTPQPDVHLSLELSSNNASSFNGDLEIENLKKGMTSKHSLKKKHNPNANSAGVLQGMLEAKLDLEKQKFDWMKEKEKQELEMKKLEIESDERLASAKVKFENEREEKLKMYELELKYKKA; encoded by the exons ATGAGTGCATCA gAATTAGAAGAAAAGGTCAAAGCTAAGCGCTTCCGGGCAGCACCAACACATCATTGGAGTAGTGAGCAAACTAGAAGCCTTTTAGAGAAAGTGCGCCTTTTAGTAAAAGACCGCCCGGAGTCATTTGAG aagcctattgcacaaaaattttattcgaaaatatctGCTAAGTGCCCTTTGCTCGCAAACATTAATTGGAAAGTGATGAAGAGCAAAATGcgctatttaattaaaaatggattaaatGGCGCTGGATTAATTAAAAATGGAGAAGAAGAAAGCGTTAAGG ACtacattcaaaatatttgtccCTTCTTCGAAATACTGGACGAGATTTTTGGGCTCAGAAAGGGCGTGAACCCTACGGTTATAATTGAGAGTAGCAATATAGAAGTCCTCTATGAAGACAGCGAGgaggtttttttatttgataatgtTGATGATAGTATTTCAAATAGTTGCTCGAGTTCACGTATATCAGCCAGTACTCCTATTCCGCCCAATACTCCACAGCCAGACGTTCATTTATCACTGGAATTATCATCGAACAATGCGAGCAGCTTCAACGGCGACTTAGAGattgagaatttaaaaaaaggaatGACATCGAAACACAGCCTAAAGAAAAAGCATAATCCAAATGCAAACTCTGCCGGCGTATTACAAGGAATGCTTGAAGCAAAATTGGACTTGGAGAAGCAAAAATTTGACtggatgaaagaaaaagaaaaacaggaATTGGAGATGAAAAAGCTAGAAATTGAAAGTGATGAACGACTTGCTTCGGCGAAAGTGAAATTCGAAAATGAAAGAGAAGAAAAACTCAAAATGTACGAACTagagttaaaatataaaaaagcataA